One genomic window of Euleptes europaea isolate rEulEur1 chromosome 10, rEulEur1.hap1, whole genome shotgun sequence includes the following:
- the ARL4C gene encoding ADP-ribosylation factor-like protein 4C — MGNISSNISAFQSLHIVMLGLDSAGKTTVLYRLKFNEFVNTVPTIGFNTEKIRLSNGSAKGISCHFWDVGGQEKLRPLWKSYSRCTDGIIYVVDSVDVDRLEEAKTELHKVTKFAENQGTPLLVIANKQDLPRSLPVADIEKQLALAELSPATAYHVQPACAIIGEGLTEGMDRLYEMILKRRKSLKQKKKR, encoded by the coding sequence ATGGGGAACATCTCGTCCAACATCTCGGCCTTCCAGTCGCTGCACATCGTCATGCTGGGCTTGGACTCGGCGGGCAAGACGACGGTGCTGTACCGGCTCAAGTTCAACGAGTTCGTCAACACCGTGCCCACCATCGGCTTCAACACGGAGAAGATCCGGCTGAGCAACGGCTCGGCCAAGGGCATCAGCTGCCACTTCTGGGACGTGGGCGGCCAGGAGAAGCTGCGCCCGCTCTGGAAGTCCTACAGCCGCTGCACCGACGGCATCATCTACGTGGTGGACTCGGTGGACGTGGACCGCCTGGAGGAGGCCAAGACCGAGCTGCACAAGGTCACCAAGTTCGCCGAGAACCAGGGCACCCCCTTGCTCGTCATCGCCAACAAGCAGGACCTGCCCCGCTCCCTGCCCGTGGCCGACATCGAGAAGCAGCTGGCCCTGGCCGAGCTCAGCCCGGCCACCGCCTACCACGTCCAGCCCGCCTGCGCCATCATCGGCGAGGGCCTCACCGAGGGCATGGACCGCCTCTACGAGATGATCCTCAAGCGCCGCAAGAGCctcaagcagaagaagaagcggTAG